From the Methanobacterium sp. BAmetb5 genome, the window TTTTTTAATTTTAACTTTTTTTACTTTAACTAAACGTTAAAATAAATAGAAACGCTTCTCTTTATTTGACAAAAGACCTATTTTTGACACTGGATCTTTAACTGTAGACTATTTCAAATTCTTAAACTTCAACTGTAGAATGAGTATTCCATCATTTTTCAACGGTAGAACTCTGATTTTTCGTTTGATAAGTTACTGTAGACTACATCAAAACAAATTTCGTCCAATTAAAATTCAGTGAAGGGCTAGTTCAGACTCTTATATAAAATAGTTTATTTTATAATTAAAAAATTAGAGCTGCAAAATAATGTCGGGGATTGATTTTAAAAGATGATTAAACCATTGAAAATTTTATTATTAAGTAATACATATACAGACGAACAAGACACTTTTAGATAAATCTCTTTTCAAAGCTGGTCAGGGCACTGATTAGGGGAAATAGTGTTGGAATTTAAGGAACTTTAATAAAAAAATCGTTAAAAAGGGGGTTTTTGTATGAAAATAGGAATTGTAGTCTATTCTGAAACTGGGCACACCTATTCTGTGGCGGAAAAACTACAGGAAAAATTACAGGCCAATGGACATTTGGTAGATATTGAACGGGTAACCACAGGGGGTGATGTGAATCCAGGGTCCAAGAACGTCACCTTCCAGAATCAACCCGATGTACAGAGTTATGATGCACTGGTATTCGGTTCTCCAGTGCACGCATTTAACCTTGCACCGGCTATGGCAGCCTATCTGGAGCAGATTCAATCTCTGCAGGATAAAAAAATTGCCTGTTTTGTCACAAAAGGGCTGCCTTTTAACTGGACTGGGGGAAATAAGGCCATCAGTAAAATGAAAAAAATCTGTCAGTCCAAAGGAGGGACTGTGGTGGGAACAGACATCATAATATGGAGAGACAATGTTGATGAAAAGATTGAGGAGTTAATTCGAAGATTCAGTGTATTATTCTAATTTTTTTAAATTTTTCAATTAAACGGGGGTTATCATGGGCGTTGAGATCTATTATTTTTCAGGCACAGGGAATTCGCTTCATGTAGCCCGAGAGTTGAAAAAACGAATTCCAGATACAGAATTAATTCCTTTAATCAGGCTTCTAGATAAAGAAACGATTGAAATCAGTGCTGATACAGTTGGTTTTGTTTTTCCCATCCACATGGCAATGTCCCCCGGACCAGTAAGAAAATTTATAGATAAATTGGACTTAAAATCCGCAGAATATATTTTTGCCATAGCAACTAGGTTTGGCACCCCTCATAGAGCATTTATTGATGTAGAGAATCGATTGAAGAAAAAGGGTAAACTTTTGGATTCATTTTTTTCAGTCAATATGGCCAGTAATGACCCTAAATTCGATGATTGGCATGAAGCCACAGAAGAAGAAATAGCTGATCTCGATGTTGAAGTCCAAAATAGTCTGGATTTAATCCAGAAAATTATTTTAAATAAAGAACAAAGCCGCAAAAAAGATACAACATTTACTAGTGACATGCCTGCATTCTCGATTATATCCGTTTTTCTTCCCTTTCTTAATAGATTTTACAGTGTACAATTTTATTCTGATTCAAAGTGTGTGAGTTGTGGGACTTGTGAAAAGGTTTGCCTCTCAGAAAAAATAAAATTAATTAACGAAGAACCGTTATGGCAGAAAGAGATTCCATGCTTTTCCTGTTATGCATGTATCAATTATTGCCCACAGCAAGCCATCCAGATTAAATCCCCACGATTTTTAAAAACTTATACTGAAGTTAATGGGAGGTATTCCCATCCTTATGCCACAGTGGAGGATATTGCTAGACAAAAATGATTTAAAACATTCATAATATTATTTATATCTATATTGTGATAAAAAATCTATTCACGGATTCATATAATAATGCGCATTAATAACTTTGATCCATTTGCAGGAGTCCTTTATGAAGAAAGTGTTTTTATGGTGGTTAATTGCGGGAAATAAAGGCGGGGAGAACCGTGGTAGAATAATAGTTGAACTGAATAAAAGGCCCTACAATGCTAATAAACTCGCTGAAAAACTTTCCCTGGATTATAAAACCATCAGACACCATATAGATATTTTAGAGGAAAACAACTTAGTTGAATCCACTGGAGAAAAGTATGGTGCCTTGTATTTCCTTTCAGATGAGATGGAAAAAAATTATAACTTATTCCTGTCGATTTGGGAAGAATTTAAGGAAGAATAAGCCACAATAAACGAAATTAAAAGGATAAGGTGTAAAAGATGTTAATGGAAATTAATTTGTATGGTATTTTAAATTTAATACCCACTCTGCTTGCTTTGGTTAAAGCATCTGCTTTGATAACCAGTATTGCCAATATTATCCTTTTAATTGGAATGCTCTACGTCTATGTGGAGCGATACCTTAAGGTGAAGTCCAAATTCACCACTACCCTGGTGTTATTTGCCTCACTCTTCCTGGTTCAAAACATCTTATTCTCAGTCTATTTCGTATTCAATCCTCCGGCAACCATCATCAATGCTCTGTTACCTTTAATATTTTTAGGACTGGAATTCACGGCCCTGGCACTACTTTTAATGATTACCAGGGAATAATATTTTTTTGTTATTTCAGATATCCAACTATTAAAACCTATTTTTTCTGGAAGTCTGTGTCCTGATTTTTTATCATTGGAAAATCCAGGGATGCCTTAATTCGGATCGAATTTGGAGGGAAAGAAGAATAAATGCTGAGTAAATTTTGGAAAAAGTTCTTTTAAGTGTTTAAACTAAAATTAAGTAACGGTAAGAACTCAAAAAAATTCAAAGGATTCCCCGTAGGGGAGGTATGGTTTGAACCACCTTTGAGTTAAAAATAAAAAAAGGAGATTAAGAAATGGTAGATGTAAAAGAAATTAAATCTATTAAACTGACACCCTTTACCCGGATGTCAGCTTCAATATACGGAATTTTGGGTTTTATTGGTGCAGTGGTGATGTTAATTGCCCTGATTATTGTACAGGCCACAGGATTAATCCCTCAAATAGGGCAGTTTAATCTAGTGACTGGACTGGGGATACCTTTAATTGTTCTCCTACCCATCGGGGCATTTTTCAGTACTATAGTGGTAAGCTTTTTCTCAGTGCTGCTTTACAACCTGTTAGTGCCTAAATTAGGTGGAGTTAAGTTGGAATTAGAGGGTAATGAAGTGGAAAAAATTCCAGTGATCTCATTTTCCCTGATCCAGTCTGCCATTGGGGCTATATGGGCCTTTATAGTTGGATTGGTATTAGCAGCGGTGATTTCACCTCTTTTATCCTTTATCAGTGCAGTCAGCACCATGCCGGCAGCAGCTAACATAACCGCCAACATAACCAATGTTTCGGGTGCAGCGTTACCTGGTGGGGCAGAAGTTGGAGCTGCGGGGATAATCGTGGCCCTGGTTTTAATAATCGGCCTGCCCATACTGATGTTTGTATTTGGATTCATCTGGAACGCTTTATTCGCACTGTTCTACAACTACATAGTCACCAGAGTAGCTAAAATCCAGTTGGACTTCGGTCAAATTACTGGAAGCCTACATGAACTTAGACACATACCCGTACTACCAACAGCCCTAGCAGTAGCCCTTGTTTTCACATTGTTAGGTCTCATATCAGGCATATTGTCTGGAAACTATGGTGAATTTATAACCAATTTCATCACCTACTTCATAGAAACCGCGTTAATTGCCATTCTATACAACTACCTGGCACCTAAAATTGGTTCAATCAAATTAAATCTGGAATAAATCCAGATTTTTTTTATTTTTTTGTATAATTTCCGGGGATGTGGATAAGACCTTAAAAGGGGAATGAAGTAAGGGGTGGAAAAGAATGGAAAAAGAAGGAAAGATGGATCAGTTGCCACAGAAAAATTTACTGGTTTTATATTCATATCATCATCAAAATACACTGAAAATAGCTAAAGTTTTTTCTAAAGTTCTTAATGCACCGATAAAAGAACCAAATGAAATTGATCCAGATACGCTTCTGGAGTATGACTTGGTAGGTTTCGGCTCCGGGATTTACAGTGCCAAACACCATGAATATCTGCTAGAACTGGCGGATAAACTACATCTGGTGATGGATGAGAAAGCATTTCTCTTTTCAACTAGTGGAATAACTGGGAAATCCAAGGCATACCAGGATCACGCTGCACTCCGGGAAAAACTAGAATCAAAGGGGTACGTGATCGTTGATGAATTCCAGTGTAAGGGTTTTAACACCAATAGTTTTTTGAAACTGTTTGGGGGAATGAATAAGGGCCGACCCAATGCCAGGGATCTTAAAGACGCCGAGGACTTTGCGGGGAATTTGAAAAGAACACCAGAATTATAGTTATCATTCTTTAAGGGTTGTTTAAAAAATGTGGTTTATCATCGGGTAAGTAAGATAAAATCACTAGGGGGGCATTTTTTGGGGCATCAGTAAGAACCATCCTCGTCATGGACTTCATCCCCCACCAGTGGGGGGTTAAAAACACATAAAAGCCGCAGATCCTTGTTGTAAGCCCGGAGGTAGTGCCGGTCGTTTTTATCAAGGGCGTACATTGTGCCGGGTTTGATGGGATATACCGTGCCATCTTCGGTGGTTTCTATCTCTCCCTCACCATCCACACAGTAAACCGCCTCTAAATGGTTTTTGTACCATATCAAAGTTTCAGTGTTGGCGTAGATTATGGTTTCATTGAGGGAAAAGCCCATATTGTCTTCTTCCCGCAGGAAACGTTTGCTAACCCAGTTCCCGTTTTCAGCGAAAACTTCCCGGGGAGTGCCTTCAACTTCATCCATGGTTCTGACTATCATGGTTTAAACCCTCAAGTATAGCTTCCCTTCTTTCCATAACTGCCTGTACAGAATCTTCTATTATCTGCAGTCCTTCCTGGAGAAGATCATTTTCAATGGTTAGGGGTGGTAGGAGTTTAAGCACATCATCGTTGGCACCAGCCAGTTCAATGAGCAGATATTGTGAAAATGCTTCTTCAGACACATTGCTACAGAAACCCATTAAAGGAACCTTAAGTCCGTATATCATGCCACGACCACGCACCTCTGCCTGTATTTCAGGGTATTGGTTTTTTATTCCCGTTAATTTTTCCTTAATAATTTTTTCCTTGTTATAAACAGCATTAGAGAGATTATCATTTTCCCAGTAGCTTAAAAGCTCTGTGGCTGCCACAAAAGCAAGGTTGTTTCCCCGGAATGTTCCGGTGTGTTCTCCGGGTTTCCACTGGTCTAGTTCTCCTTTCATCAGCACCATGGATAAGGGTAAGCCCCCTCCAATTGATTTGGAAAGGGTGATAATGTCCGGGTTGATCCCGGCATTTTCAAAACTGAAGAAAGTCCCGGTTCGACCGTTTCCTACCTGGATATCATCCACAATTAGCAGTATATCAAAATCTTTACATATCTGCTCGATTTCTCTCAGCCATTCATCACTGGCTACATTTATACCACCCTCTGCCTGGATGGTCTCCAGTAGTACCGCTGCCGGCAGGTCCACACCACTACTTTGATCTTCCAGAAACTTCCGGAGGTAGTGTGCGGTGTTAACATCTTCTCCTAGGTATCCATCAAAGGGCATGAAACTCACATTGGCCCGGTTGATGAATGCTTCGTCCCTATAGAATTCATTGGCAGTTACTGCCATGGAACCCATGGTCAGACCGTGAAAGGCATTGGTAAAGGCAATGATATTGGATCTTCCTTTAACCATTCTAACTAATTTCAATGCTGATTCAACGGCATTGGTACCAGTTGGCCCTGTAAACTGTATTTTATACTCCATGTGTCTTGGTTGCAGGATGGTGTCGTAGAATTTTTCTAAGAATACTTTTTTGGCGGTGGTGGCCTGATCCAGGCCGTGGATAATGTAGTCCTCTTTTAAATAGTTAATCAGGGCTTCTGAAACCAGTGGATTATTATGTCCATAGTTCAATGTCCCGGCACCTGCAAAAAAATCAATATATTCTTTTCCCTGTTCATCAATCAATGTGGCACCTCTGGCTTTCTGGAATATGGCAGGGAAACTTCTTATATAACTACGTACTTGTGATTCGTGTTCCTTGAATGTTTTCATCATATCACGCTGATTTCAATCTATTTTATTTAATTTCCTTCATTATCTACCTATTTAAGGGTCCTATTTGGAGAAGTAACTCTTCTTCATGAGGTGGATTGCCAAAGATTTCTGGGGTAAAAAAAGATGTTTTCTCTAAATTTGTATCCAGATTAGATGCGATATTCTCAAATAAAGCCATGGAAGCATCATTGGTGGGGGTCACTGTGGTTTCAATAAATTCAATGGATTGGGTTTCTTTTCGGTGGAGGATATTTTCTATCATCTGGGTGGCCAGGCCTTGACCACGCATGGTGGGGAGCACCGCCACCTGCCATATAAAAAGGTTGTTTTCCTGGTGCGGATTAATGTAAGCGGATATGAAACCTATTATTTTATCATTCCACTCTGCTACTGCACTGGTATGGTCAAAATGAGTACATATCAAGAGGTAACTGTATACAGAGTTGATCTCTAATGGTCTGCTTTTTTTTACCAAATGATAAATTTGATTTCCGTCTTTTATTTGGGGGGTTCGGATTGTTACTGGTTGATTTTCATCATTTTCTGGGTGCATGGGTAAATTTTTCTTGGGCATACCTTAAAAAATGTTCGGTAAAAAGTTAATTTTAAGCGGTTTCAAACGGTATTCCGGTGATTAATTAATGGATTAACTTTTTAGTAAGTCCAATTCAACTATTTTTAACATGGTTTGCGATGGCGGAATCAATTAAAGTTTGAAAATTAAAAATTTATTTATTTTTTTTAGTTTTTTATTACTTTAGAGGGATATCTTCGTATTAACATACGTTTCGTGGTTAATTTATGGGAATTTATTTTTTTTAATTCTCAGTTGAATCTGGTTTTTAAATAAAATCCCTGATTTAAGGGATTTCAATTATTAACAATGTTAAAGAACTTAAAACTTTAGATTCAACCATTGCCAATTTATTCATTATTTTGTTCAAAGGTTTCCACAGTTTCCTGGAGATATTTGCTTATTGCTATGTTCTGGGTGCATTTTTCCTCACACTCACCGCATTGGGTGCAGAATGATGCACTGCCTCCCTTAGCTTTTAGGAACTTGTAATTTCCCGAGGGTTTTTCCAGGTTCTGATATAGATAAACATCATTTAACAGGTTTAGATTCAGGGGAATGTCCACTCCTTCGGGACAGGGCATGCAGTAACCACAGGCAGTACAACCAACGTGTGTCCGGGCCTTATAAGTCTTCCGAACTTTTTCTATCAAATCTCTCTCACTTTCAGTCAAACTGTGGGTTTGTCCATCATTAGCAATCCTTAGATTCTCTTTAACATCTTCCAGGGTACTCATGCCGCTTAGAACAATGTTCACTTTACTTTGGTCCCAGAGGAACCTTAAGGCCCATTCTGCTGGTGTTCTTTTAACCGGGGCACTGTCCCATATAGCCTGAATATCAGAGGGAATATTTCTCACCAGGCAACCACCACGCAGTGGTTCCATAACCACGGTTCCCAAACCTTGGGATGCAGCGTATTCCAGGCCGACTTTCCCGGCCTGGAAGTCCTGGTCCATGTAGTTGTATTGTATCTGGGAAAAGCTCCAGGGATAAGAGTCCACTATCTCTTTGAATAGTTTAAGTTCATCATGGAATGAAAAACCAGCGTATCCTATCCGACCATCTTCCCGGGCTGAGTCCAGAAACTGGAAAACATCCAGACTGGTCAAAGTTTCCCAGGTTCTCTGTCCCAGGCCGTGGAGGAGGTAAAAGTCAATACGGTCAGTTTGAAGCCTCCGGAGCTGTTCGTTAAGATAATAGTCCAGATCCTCCTTTTTGTTTATCAACCAGCTGGGTAATTTAGTGGATAAGTACACCTCATCACGGTATCCATCTTTCAGTGCATTTCCCAGTAGGATCTCGCTCTGACCACCCTGGGTGGCATCGAGGCCATGATAGGGATAAGCAGTGTCCACATAATTCACACCCTGGTCTATGGCGTGGTGCAGCATCTCTGTTGCCAGGGGTTCATTTATCCTTTCCGGGTTCCCATCCAGTATGGGAAGGCGCATGCATCCAAAACCAAGTATGGAAACTTTCTTGCCAGTTTTTCCAAAGTTTCTGTATAACATTTGAGATAATCCTCCAGTAAACGTAAGATATTCGATTTATCAAGTTATTCAATCTATTCTGAACATTTCTTTTTGTAAGTTCGGAAATATTAATCAACCAGTTTCTCCGTGGTTACCCTTCCCATCTTTAATTAAGAGTGATTAAAAATCCGAGTAAAACCTTTTAAAAATTCTACAGATGGATAGAGTAACCCATAATCGGGATGTTAACGTTCTCTTTTTATCCGGTTCTTTGTGAATTCGGGAATAGGACACCTTCCATAAACCGTCCGATTCCTGATGGTTAACTAACCAGTTCAATGCATTTTCAATGTCTGAATCTTCGGGGGAAAAACCCATCAGGGAAAGTGAATCCAGGGCCGTGACCAGATTGGTCCACCAGAATGGATACTGGAATCTTAACCAGTTATCTGGATGTTGATAAGAGGTCCAGTTGTCTTTTTTAAAGAATTTTGACTTTAAAAGCAGGGCAGCAGTCCGGGCTGCCTTGGATTTTTTGTAAGAAGGATGAACAGAAAATGCCCGGAGAACCATCCCTGTACCTGCTGCGGAGAAAGGCTGGGATTTATCCAAGGCCCGGGCAGTTTCCCTATTTTCATTGGAAGTTAAATCGTAAAGTTCCTGGCGGTTAAGATGGGTAATACCAGTGATACCCGGGCTGCCAATTACCCAGCCCCCATCACCCTGCCTCATTTTGAGGAGCCATCTGAACCCTTTTTCAATACGGGGGTCATCTGCGTAGCCTGCCAGGATAAGTAGGTACATCAATGCCCCGGTGTAATAGGGGGCATACTGGTTGGCTAAAATTCCCCGGATGTCTCCTTCATCAGTTTGACAGGAAAATACATACTCCGAAGCTTTCCTGATGGCAGGATGGGTGTTGTTCATCTGGTACTGTTGGATTAAGAATCTCAAAGCTTTCCAGGTTTCAATTAATGAATATTTAACGCCGGTATGTTTAGTTTTGCCTTTGGCTGGCCATGAACCGTCATCAAGCTGTTTTATTAGGAGTTTCTGGATCGGGGGCAAATTCCACAATTTAGTGACTGGATCCACCCATTCTTCCAGAATGTCTCTTCGGGTAAAATATGCAACTGCCGGGTCATCTGATTCTAAAAGTGGTTTTAATGGGTTGTATTTAAATTTAGTCATCAGATGGGTCATAAAATAACCTCAAATACTTGCGGATAACACAATATTTATCATGCTTAGTTAGTTCTTCCTGATGCAGATACCCTTTCCTTAATTAAAACGTAATCAGGATCTAATTATTAGCGTATGATAGTATTAAATAACAGGTTAGGGCATTAAATAAAAAACATGACAACTAAAGCCGCATTTATATTTGTTGCTCCGGAAGCTGATCCGCAAAAGCACTGTGCAGTAATTGAATCACCAGTAATTGAACTTTCGGTGGTTGGTGTTAAAAATTATCAGGAAGCAGAAGAAACTGCCCAAAAATTGGTTGCTGATGGTGTGACTGCCATTGAACTATGTGCCGGGTTTGGGAGTGAAGGAACTGCTCTTATTGCCCGGGCAGTGAAGGGAAAAGCAGTGGTAGGAGCAGTACGTTTTGATCTGCACCCTGCTTTTGACCACCGTAGTGGTGATGAACTGTTTTAAGAGTTGATTATAATCACAAAATTAGTTCTTAACCTTTCTTTATAAAAAAACTAAAAATATAGGGGTAATGGAAGATCTACAGTTAAGGTGTGGTTTAGTAGCCATTAAAGGTGTGTGTTGTGTTTGTATCTTATGAGGATCACCTGTTTAGGCCGTAGATCTTCCAATAAAAATACATGTTAAGGTTTTCCGTCTTTTCACTATTACTTTACTTATTTTAGCAATTCACTTTACACTGTTAATAGTAAATGTAAAAGTTTAATTATTTAAACTTTTCTATTCGTATGGTAAACTATGTCCATTTTAAAACAGGGTAAAGTTAAAATTAATACAAAAGGAGATCTAAATTCTATATTACAGTTAAATCTTATTTAAGGATGATATTATGGAACAATGGTACCAAAAACTTTTCAAAAATTTCGTAGATAAATATGAAGATGAATCATTCACCCAAGGAACAGTTGGAGAAGTCGATTTTCTCGAATCAGAAATAAACCATAATAAAAGCTGTAAAATATTAGACGTGGGTTGTGGAACAGGTCGACATGCCATTGAACTCACTAAACGAGGTTACCAGGTTACAGGTGTTGATTTATCTGCAAAAATGCTCAAAAAGGCCAGAGAAAAGGCAGCAGAATCGGGAGTGGTAATTGATTTTATAGAGGCCGATGCTCGAAAACTTCCCTTCCAGGGAGAGTTTGACCTGGTGGTCATGCTGTGTGAGGGTGGATTCCCCCTCATGGAAACCGATGAAATGAACTTCCAGATACTGGAAAGTGCCAGCCGATCATTAAAGAAGGGAGGTAAACTAATATTCACCACCTTAAATGGGCTTTTCCCCTTATTCCATTCAGTTAAAGATTTCATAAACTCTAATTCTGAATCTCAAACCAATAGGGAGAACTCATTTAATTTAATGACCTTCCGGGATGAGTACCAGATGGAAATAGAAGATGATGAAGGTAAGGTCCTTAATTTAAACTGTAATGAACGATACTACGTTCCCTCCGAAATAACCTGGTTGTTAAAATCTTTGAACTTCAACCCTGTAGATATTTACGGATGTAAACTCGGCAAATTCAGTAGAAACGATCCTTTAACCACGGAAGACTATGAAATGCTGGTTGTAGCTGAGTATTTAATAAATGAAAGTGATTAATGATTAGGGCTTAAAAAATGTAAATAATGGATTGTAAATCTATTTAAAATGAATTTAAGATAATGGGGCTTTTTAATGAAAATAAGAAGATCTGCACTGTTCTTGGTGTTGTTATCGGTTTTGATATTAACTGCTGGTGTATACACTACTAGTAACTGCCCTGGTTATGATTTTTTCTATCGAGGGGCGGTATTTAATGCCATGTTTCCCGATGGGGATGATATTTATAATAATCTCACTCCCATTGTTGAATCCAATAATAATCTATCCTGGCAGGTGGAGGGTGCGGATAAAAGGGTTCTAATGGTTGCATGGACTAAGTATCCGTCTAGCTATCCGATAGGGCAAAGTATCAAAACCTCTTGGGGTGATACCTGGGTGACGGCCTATCCCGAGGTGAAAAATTATTTTACCGCTCATCCCCCTTCTGGTGGGGATCCTAGATTAGAGGTTGCCCAGCTTTTAGGCCTACCCCCGGATACAAATAACTCCTATTTTGTGGAGTTATGGGTTAAACCCGTTGATTTATTCCGACCTTCGGCTGATAATGAGATAAATGATACAGTGGCCCAGTTATACTTCCCGGATAACACAGATATCTCCTACAAAATATGGTTCCTGAACAATACCCGCTACTCCTATTTTACCAAAAGATTACCCTGGACAAGATTGGGGTACACTTATCACTGGGAAAACCCGGAGTCAAAGGTAGGGCTCAGTGAATTCGTAATCCGGAAAAATTCAGAGGTAACAGTAAAATCACTGTCTTCCACGTCAGATTACTTGAAGCACTGATCTTATTTTCTTTTTTTATATTTTTTAGGCAGTGATTTTTATAAAATATGAATTAAAATCATTTTTTAAAAGATAAAATATCCATAAATTCTTTATTTTATCACATTATCAATTTATATGGTTTTTTCAAATAGGTTGTGGTTTTTTAATATCGGGAGTGGTGTGATCAACACCTGGTCCTAAACTATAAATAGTACCTTGCATTATACAGTACCTTGTAAGATGCAGTGATGATCATGAACACTCAATTTAAAAAGGGGGTACTAGAACTCTGTGTTCTGGTCCTTCTTGACAGAAAAGACTGTTATGGTTATGAAATGGTGGATGAAATCTCCAAAAATATCTCCATTTCTGAAGGAACCATTTACCCACTTCTTAAAAGGTTGAAAAAGGAGGGATTCCTGGATTCATATTTGAAAGAATCCCAGGGGGGCCCTCCTCGAAAATATTACCAGTTGACTACGTTGGGTAAGGTTAAAAAAGAAGAATTAGTTAAAGAATGGCGGAGTTTCTCCGTAGGTGTTAATAATTTATTATACTCTGAAATTACGAATGATTCGGGGGCCATTAAGGATGAATAAGGATGAATATCTAAAGGAACTTAGAAAACTCCTGAGAAAACTTCCAAAGGAGGACAGGGAAGACATAATTTCTGACTACGAAGAGCACTTTACAATTGGTATGGAAAAGGGCAGAACTGAAGAAGAAATCTCAAAGGCCCTGGGAAATCCCAAAAACGTGGCCAAGCAGATCAAAGCCGATCATATGGTCAAAAAGGCGGAGGATAAACCCTCAGTGGGTAGCATAATAGAAGCAATACTGGCAATAATGGGATTAGGTCTTTTTAATCTGATATTTGTGGCTGTGCCCGTTCTGGTGGTTGTAGCTATCATAATTACTCTGTTCGTGATTGGTTTTGTAATGATATTTGGAGGAATTTACTGGGTTCTGTTACCGTTGTTGAGCTTCATTTTCCCAAAATTGCTTTTGGCACCGTCGATTGGTCCAAACACTAGTGTATTGATGGATAGTCTATTCACCATGCTGGGTGGATTTGCGGTAACCATCGGGGGAATTCTTCTGGTGGTGGCCATGGTGTTCGTGTCTAAATGGTTCTACGAATTAATGATCAGATACCTGAAATTAAATTTAAGAATTATAGAAGGACGTAAAAAAGATATTTAATATATAGGGGGTTTGTAAGTTGAGAAAATTCCTATGGAAATTACTGGCCGGTACCAAGGGCGGATTAAACCGTGCCAGAATAATAGATGAACTAAAAAACCGTCCTTACAATGCAAATCAGCTGGCAGAAAGACTGTCTCTAAACTACAAAACAATAAAATACCACATTGAGGTTTTAGAGAAAAACAGCATAGTGACCTCAACCGGAAAAGGATACGGGGCATTGTATTTCCTATCGGACAAGATGGAAAAAAACTTCGATATTTTCCTGGAGATCTGGGACGAATTTAGAGTATCCAGCAGCAGCAACGTTTATTACCTGGCGAATAATGTCCCGGTAGAAGCAGCTCATCACTGAAATTAGAGATGTTTTATGGTGGTTTGAGGGGTTAAACTCACATATCTTTCCATTCAGCCTGGTTTATTTTTTTTAA encodes:
- a CDS encoding flavodoxin domain-containing protein; this encodes MKIGIVVYSETGHTYSVAEKLQEKLQANGHLVDIERVTTGGDVNPGSKNVTFQNQPDVQSYDALVFGSPVHAFNLAPAMAAYLEQIQSLQDKKIACFVTKGLPFNWTGGNKAISKMKKICQSKGGTVVGTDIIIWRDNVDEKIEELIRRFSVLF
- a CDS encoding EFR1 family ferrodoxin (N-terminal region resembles flavodoxins. C-terminal ferrodoxin region binds two 4Fe-4S clusters.) — encoded protein: MGVEIYYFSGTGNSLHVARELKKRIPDTELIPLIRLLDKETIEISADTVGFVFPIHMAMSPGPVRKFIDKLDLKSAEYIFAIATRFGTPHRAFIDVENRLKKKGKLLDSFFSVNMASNDPKFDDWHEATEEEIADLDVEVQNSLDLIQKIILNKEQSRKKDTTFTSDMPAFSIISVFLPFLNRFYSVQFYSDSKCVSCGTCEKVCLSEKIKLINEEPLWQKEIPCFSCYACINYCPQQAIQIKSPRFLKTYTEVNGRYSHPYATVEDIARQK
- a CDS encoding winged helix-turn-helix domain-containing protein, which translates into the protein MKKVFLWWLIAGNKGGENRGRIIVELNKRPYNANKLAEKLSLDYKTIRHHIDILEENNLVESTGEKYGALYFLSDEMEKNYNLFLSIWEEFKEE
- a CDS encoding flavodoxin family protein, whose protein sequence is MEKEGKMDQLPQKNLLVLYSYHHQNTLKIAKVFSKVLNAPIKEPNEIDPDTLLEYDLVGFGSGIYSAKHHEYLLELADKLHLVMDEKAFLFSTSGITGKSKAYQDHAALREKLESKGYVIVDEFQCKGFNTNSFLKLFGGMNKGRPNARDLKDAEDFAGNLKRTPEL
- a CDS encoding ectoine synthase, giving the protein MIVRTMDEVEGTPREVFAENGNWVSKRFLREEDNMGFSLNETIIYANTETLIWYKNHLEAVYCVDGEGEIETTEDGTVYPIKPGTMYALDKNDRHYLRAYNKDLRLLCVFNPPLVGDEVHDEDGSY
- the ectB gene encoding diaminobutyrate--2-oxoglutarate transaminase, translating into MMKTFKEHESQVRSYIRSFPAIFQKARGATLIDEQGKEYIDFFAGAGTLNYGHNNPLVSEALINYLKEDYIIHGLDQATTAKKVFLEKFYDTILQPRHMEYKIQFTGPTGTNAVESALKLVRMVKGRSNIIAFTNAFHGLTMGSMAVTANEFYRDEAFINRANVSFMPFDGYLGEDVNTAHYLRKFLEDQSSGVDLPAAVLLETIQAEGGINVASDEWLREIEQICKDFDILLIVDDIQVGNGRTGTFFSFENAGINPDIITLSKSIGGGLPLSMVLMKGELDQWKPGEHTGTFRGNNLAFVAATELLSYWENDNLSNAVYNKEKIIKEKLTGIKNQYPEIQAEVRGRGMIYGLKVPLMGFCSNVSEEAFSQYLLIELAGANDDVLKLLPPLTIENDLLQEGLQIIEDSVQAVMERREAILEGLNHDSQNHG
- the ectA gene encoding diaminobutyrate acetyltransferase, with translation MHPENDENQPVTIRTPQIKDGNQIYHLVKKSRPLEINSVYSYLLICTHFDHTSAVAEWNDKIIGFISAYINPHQENNLFIWQVAVLPTMRGQGLATQMIENILHRKETQSIEFIETTVTPTNDASMALFENIASNLDTNLEKTSFFTPEIFGNPPHEEELLLQIGPLNR
- a CDS encoding aldo/keto reductase — translated: MLYRNFGKTGKKVSILGFGCMRLPILDGNPERINEPLATEMLHHAIDQGVNYVDTAYPYHGLDATQGGQSEILLGNALKDGYRDEVYLSTKLPSWLINKKEDLDYYLNEQLRRLQTDRIDFYLLHGLGQRTWETLTSLDVFQFLDSAREDGRIGYAGFSFHDELKLFKEIVDSYPWSFSQIQYNYMDQDFQAGKVGLEYAASQGLGTVVMEPLRGGCLVRNIPSDIQAIWDSAPVKRTPAEWALRFLWDQSKVNIVLSGMSTLEDVKENLRIANDGQTHSLTESERDLIEKVRKTYKARTHVGCTACGYCMPCPEGVDIPLNLNLLNDVYLYQNLEKPSGNYKFLKAKGGSASFCTQCGECEEKCTQNIAISKYLQETVETFEQNNE